One window of the Pieris brassicae chromosome 2, ilPieBrab1.1, whole genome shotgun sequence genome contains the following:
- the LOC123720768 gene encoding gremlin-1-like, producing the protein MLPLISRYNEMVSKSCIWLVAAALLAACGVSAGVGSKRPFTPTDSILDIIDTEQVERMLAARRRTEEATGSSASYVQRNELGEGSSETMVVSMPDQEEATEIPKGAAFRKILKSSKNALVVTKKEYLKEDWCKTEQLIQKIREPGCLQATVINNFCYGQCNSFYIPKSPRHRESNDERHRPAFKSCSFCKPKKFTWITVTLRCPSQNPPYKRKRLQKIKQCKCLPVGVN; encoded by the exons ATGTTGCCTCTCATCTCTCGTTACAAC GAGATGGTTTCGAAGTCGTGTATCTGGCTCGTCGCAGCGGCTCTTTTAGCCGCTTGCGGCGTAAGTGCAGGCGTAGGAAGTAAGCGGCCCTTCACACCGACTGATTCGATTTTGGATATAATCGACACCGAACAAGTCGAAAGGATGCTAGCAGCTCGACGACGAACGGAAGAAGCCACCGGATCTTCCGCTTCCTACGTTCAAAGAAATGAACTAGGCGAAGGAAGTTCGGAGACTATGGTGGTCTCTATGCCGGATCAAGAAGAGGCTACCGAAATACCCAAAGGCGCTGCGTTTCGAAAAATTTTGAAGTCATCAAAAAACGCGCTCGTCGTCACTAAAAAGGAGTATCTCAAGGAAGATTGGTGTAAAACCgaacaattaatacaaaaaatccgTGAACCGGGTTGTTTGCAAGCGACagtgataaataatttctgtTATGGCCAGTGCAATTCGTTTTACATTCCGAAGAGTCCGCGGCACCGGGAGAGCAACGACGAGCGCCATCGGCCCGCGTTCAAGTCTTGCTCATTTTGTAAGCCGAAAAAGTTTACTTGGATCACTGTCACGCTTCGTTGTCCAAGTCAGAACCCACCATATAAACGAAAGCGTTTACAAAAGATCAAACAGTGCAAGTGTCTACCGGTCGGCGTGAACTGA